One genomic region from Pseudomonas hormoni encodes:
- a CDS encoding response regulator: MKRDIRLLIVDDNAATRYALRRRLEPHGYAVLEAGTGGDGLALIDSECIDALILDVNLPDMSGFDIVRKLRSEAATALLPVIHVSAASIQTGDIITGLDAGADAYLIHPVDPDVLLATLRTLLRVRDTENALRESEARFREIFVNVSAPIAVLDAQLKVHECNHAFARLIQDNRDPDALRECFADQQEIILDELRMRLTAGERWKGTLNMRVEGELRETEWQISPYRTPELSLVFVEDVTEHRHRERSHLARLDDATSQLEHEIAERVRTEAQLLQVQKMDALGKLTGGIAHDFNNLLTGIITSLELIQKRVANGRTDKVVLYAEAALNSATSAASLTHRLLAFARQQPLDTRPVDINEHIRSLEELLVRTIGEHIALKLELTSKAAIALVDPIQLESAVLNLVINARDALPQGGNIWVSTYAAYSHGDLKLADGAYVALSVRDDGTGIEHSVIDKVFDPFFTTKPLGQGTGLGLSSIYGFARQSGGDAHIRSVARRGTEVTIMLPASADPTSREEEPSTVNPQGSGEHVLIVEDMPAVRMFVAEVLVDAGYRCTQVGDIEGALERLQNDPSINLMLTDVGLPRMNGRELADVARGWREGLPILFMTGYAENALNRQVFLGNGMDMLIKPFQISELLDKVRRTLDCA, translated from the coding sequence ATGAAACGTGATATCCGCCTGCTGATCGTCGATGACAACGCCGCCACGCGCTACGCCCTGCGTCGACGTCTGGAACCGCATGGCTACGCCGTGCTTGAAGCGGGTACGGGTGGCGACGGGCTCGCCCTGATCGACAGCGAGTGCATCGACGCGCTGATCCTCGACGTCAACCTGCCGGACATGAGCGGCTTCGACATCGTGCGCAAACTGCGCTCCGAAGCCGCCACCGCCCTGCTCCCGGTGATCCACGTGTCCGCCGCGTCCATCCAGACCGGCGACATCATCACCGGCCTGGACGCCGGTGCCGACGCCTACCTGATCCACCCCGTGGACCCGGATGTGTTGCTCGCCACCTTGCGCACGCTGCTGCGGGTCCGTGATACCGAAAACGCCCTGCGTGAAAGCGAAGCGCGTTTTCGCGAGATTTTCGTCAACGTCTCGGCGCCCATCGCCGTGCTGGACGCACAGCTCAAGGTGCACGAATGCAATCACGCGTTCGCCCGGCTGATCCAGGACAATCGCGACCCGGACGCCCTGCGAGAGTGCTTCGCCGACCAGCAGGAGATCATCCTCGACGAACTGCGTATGCGCCTGACCGCTGGCGAGCGCTGGAAAGGCACGCTGAACATGCGCGTCGAAGGTGAACTGCGGGAAACCGAGTGGCAGATCTCGCCTTATCGCACGCCGGAGCTGAGCCTGGTGTTCGTCGAGGACGTCACCGAACATCGCCACCGCGAACGTTCTCACCTAGCCAGGCTGGATGACGCGACCTCGCAACTGGAACATGAAATCGCCGAACGGGTGCGTACCGAAGCGCAGTTGCTGCAGGTGCAGAAGATGGACGCGCTGGGCAAACTCACCGGCGGCATCGCCCATGACTTCAACAACTTGCTGACCGGCATCATCACCAGCCTGGAGCTGATCCAGAAACGCGTCGCCAACGGACGCACCGACAAGGTCGTTCTTTACGCCGAAGCGGCGCTGAACTCGGCCACCAGCGCCGCCTCGCTGACTCATCGCTTGCTGGCTTTTGCCCGCCAGCAACCGCTCGATACCCGGCCGGTGGACATCAACGAACACATCCGTTCGCTGGAAGAATTGCTGGTACGCACCATCGGCGAACACATCGCGCTGAAACTCGAACTGACCTCCAAAGCCGCGATTGCCCTGGTCGATCCGATTCAACTGGAAAGTGCGGTGCTGAATCTGGTGATCAACGCCCGCGATGCGCTGCCCCAGGGCGGCAATATCTGGGTCAGCACCTACGCGGCGTACTCCCACGGGGACCTGAAACTGGCGGACGGGGCGTACGTCGCGCTGTCGGTACGCGACGACGGGACCGGCATCGAACACAGCGTGATCGACAAGGTGTTCGACCCGTTTTTCACCACCAAGCCGCTGGGCCAGGGCACCGGGCTGGGGCTGTCGAGTATTTATGGTTTCGCCCGCCAATCCGGGGGCGACGCGCACATCCGCAGCGTGGCGCGACGCGGCACCGAAGTGACCATCATGCTGCCCGCCTCGGCTGATCCGACCTCCCGTGAAGAAGAACCTTCAACCGTGAACCCGCAAGGCTCGGGCGAGCATGTGCTGATTGTCGAAGACATGCCGGCGGTGCGCATGTTCGTTGCCGAAGTGCTGGTGGATGCGGGTTATCGCTGCACGCAGGTGGGCGATATCGAAGGTGCGCTGGAACGCCTGCAAAACGACCCTTCCATCAATCTGATGCTGACGGACGTGGGCCTGCCGCGCATGAATGGCCGGGAACTGGCAGACGTTGCCCGTGGCTGGCGCGAAGGGTTGCCGATCCTGTTCATGACCGGCTACGCGGAAAACGCCCTTAACCGCCAGGTGTTCCTCGGCAATGGCATGGACATGCTGATCAAACCATTCCAGATCAGCGAGCTGCTGGACAAGGTTCGCCGCACGCTCGACTGCGCCTGA
- a CDS encoding sensor histidine kinase: MAEIPLSQIDEQAALIAQLQSEAQALREELDETNQGVLALYAELDTQAEQLRQASDLKSRFLSYMSHEFRTPLGSILSIASLLTDELDGPLSVEQHKQVAFVSTAARELSDMVDDLLDLAKIEAGRITISPAWFDMFDLFAALRGMFRPIVDASAVDLIFEEPVGLPRLYTDDKKLAQILRNFISNSLKFTTRGEIRVSARLEGSDQVRFAVTDTGIGIAAELHGALFEDFSQVDSPLQKRLRGTGLGLSLCKRFAALLGGDVGVESTPRVGSTFFVIIPLAIAMEPADET, encoded by the coding sequence ATGGCTGAGATACCCCTGAGTCAGATCGACGAACAGGCCGCGCTGATCGCGCAGCTGCAAAGCGAAGCCCAAGCCCTGCGCGAAGAGCTGGACGAGACCAACCAGGGCGTGCTCGCGCTGTACGCCGAGCTCGATACCCAGGCTGAACAGTTGCGCCAGGCCTCGGACCTGAAAAGCCGTTTCCTGTCGTACATGAGCCACGAGTTCCGCACACCACTGGGCTCGATCCTGAGCATCGCCAGCCTCCTGACCGATGAACTCGACGGACCGTTGAGCGTGGAACAGCACAAGCAGGTGGCGTTCGTCAGCACCGCCGCACGCGAGCTCAGCGACATGGTCGACGACCTGCTGGACCTGGCGAAAATCGAAGCCGGGCGCATCACCATATCGCCGGCCTGGTTCGACATGTTCGACCTGTTCGCCGCGCTGCGCGGCATGTTCCGCCCGATTGTCGACGCCAGCGCCGTGGACCTGATTTTCGAAGAACCCGTCGGCCTGCCACGGCTTTATACCGACGACAAGAAGCTCGCGCAGATTCTGCGCAACTTCATTTCCAACTCGTTGAAGTTCACCACACGCGGCGAAATCCGCGTTTCGGCGCGGCTGGAGGGCAGCGACCAGGTCCGCTTCGCCGTGACCGATACCGGAATAGGTATCGCTGCGGAGCTGCATGGCGCATTGTTCGAGGACTTTTCCCAGGTCGACTCGCCGCTGCAAAAACGCTTGCGCGGCACTGGCCTGGGTCTGTCCTTGTGCAAACGCTTCGCAGCACTGCTGGGAGGTGACGTCGGGGTCGAGAGTACACCGAGGGTCGGTTCGACCTTCTTTGTGATCATCCCGCTGGCCATCGCCATGGAGCCCGCCGATGAAACGTGA
- a CDS encoding ATP-binding protein — MNIGGSMTQVLIIEDSSQIGHARRTAQHLAEKNGFDATDAGRVALVATELASNILKHATRGEMHLRVVPRISGAGIEILAIDRAKGFDLQACLADGFSTRGTQGIGLGAVSRQTDVFDAFADARGAVLLTRFYPRSDKAPDRRIGVSQHSLHDDPACGDVFHLAFDGSRISALVIDGLGHGEEAERAARAGEKTFARSPFTSPMLLLEDIHIAMTGTRGGALAIAQFDGEANALRFVGIGNIGACLIAPDKSRGMASHPGIVGGQYRKAQPFDYAHVNGHLLIMYSDGLQSRWNLQDYPGLVHRHPAVIAAILHRDFCRGRDDVTVLVIALETAHG, encoded by the coding sequence ATGAATATCGGCGGTTCGATGACGCAGGTATTAATCATCGAAGACAGCAGCCAGATCGGTCACGCACGCCGCACCGCTCAGCACCTCGCAGAAAAAAACGGCTTTGACGCCACGGATGCCGGGCGTGTGGCACTGGTGGCCACCGAGCTTGCCAGCAACATTCTCAAGCACGCCACCCGAGGCGAAATGCACCTGAGGGTGGTGCCACGAATTTCAGGGGCGGGAATCGAAATACTCGCCATCGACCGCGCCAAGGGCTTTGACTTACAGGCGTGCCTGGCCGACGGGTTTTCCACCCGCGGTACCCAGGGCATCGGCCTTGGCGCCGTGTCGCGCCAGACCGACGTGTTCGACGCATTTGCCGATGCGCGTGGGGCTGTGCTGTTGACGCGGTTTTACCCGCGCAGCGACAAGGCACCGGATCGACGTATCGGCGTCAGCCAGCATTCGCTGCACGACGATCCGGCCTGCGGTGACGTCTTTCACCTGGCCTTCGACGGGTCACGCATCAGTGCGCTGGTGATCGACGGCCTGGGGCATGGCGAAGAAGCCGAACGTGCCGCCCGCGCCGGCGAAAAAACCTTTGCCCGGTCGCCGTTCACTTCGCCGATGCTGTTGCTCGAGGACATCCACATCGCCATGACCGGCACCCGTGGCGGCGCACTGGCCATCGCTCAGTTCGATGGCGAGGCCAACGCGCTGAGATTCGTCGGCATCGGCAACATCGGCGCCTGCCTGATCGCCCCGGACAAGTCCCGTGGCATGGCCTCCCACCCCGGCATCGTCGGCGGGCAATACCGCAAAGCGCAGCCCTTTGACTATGCACACGTGAACGGACATTTGTTGATCATGTACAGCGACGGTTTGCAGTCCCGCTGGAACCTGCAGGATTACCCCGGCCTGGTACACCGTCACCCCGCCGTGATTGCCGCCATTCTGCACCGCGATTTCTGCCGTGGACGGGACGACGTTACGGTGTTGGTCATCGCTCTGGAGACAGCCCATGGCTGA
- a CDS encoding anti-sigma regulatory factor, translated as MTVRSSGSQPIQIEQDVVLARQMARKLAQECGMRLIDLTKLVTAVSELARNTMVYGGGGDMDWQILDENARTGLRLVFRDEGPGIPDIKLAMTDGWTSGSGLGLGLTGAKRLVEEFELDTAPGKGTRITITRWT; from the coding sequence ATGACCGTGCGCAGCAGCGGCAGTCAGCCTATTCAAATCGAGCAGGACGTCGTGCTCGCCCGGCAAATGGCGCGCAAACTCGCCCAGGAATGCGGCATGCGCCTGATCGACCTGACCAAACTGGTGACCGCTGTCAGTGAGCTGGCACGCAACACCATGGTGTATGGCGGTGGCGGTGACATGGACTGGCAAATTCTCGACGAAAACGCGCGCACCGGTTTGCGCCTGGTCTTTCGCGACGAAGGCCCGGGCATCCCCGACATCAAACTGGCGATGACCGACGGCTGGACCTCCGGCAGCGGCCTGGGGCTGGGCCTGACCGGCGCCAAGCGGCTGGTGGAAGAGTTCGAGCTCGACACCGCGCCCGGCAAAGGCACTCGCATAACGATCACCCGATGGACATGA
- a CDS encoding STAS domain-containing protein — MERIPILQMGNFLLVTIQVDMHDQLALTLQDDLSERISRTSARGVLIDISALDMVDSFIGRMIGTISGLSKIMDAQTVLVGMQPAVAITLVELGLTLPGVSTALNVERGMKLLQDRVREQ; from the coding sequence ATGGAGCGTATTCCGATTTTGCAGATGGGCAACTTCCTGCTGGTGACCATCCAGGTCGACATGCATGACCAGTTGGCCCTGACGCTTCAGGATGATTTGTCCGAGCGCATCAGCCGGACATCCGCCCGGGGCGTGCTGATCGATATTTCTGCACTGGACATGGTCGACTCGTTCATCGGCCGGATGATCGGCACCATTTCCGGTCTGTCGAAAATCATGGACGCCCAGACCGTGCTGGTCGGCATGCAACCTGCTGTCGCCATTACCCTGGTGGAGCTCGGCCTGACCTTGCCCGGCGTCAGCACCGCGCTGAATGTCGAACGCGGGATGAAACTGCTTCAGGATCGAGTACGCGAGCAATGA
- a CDS encoding STAS domain-containing protein, which translates to MAALQTTTLNAMKTTQAQLLADWAHGLETSGATRNIKELDLKQQTSEFLQLIIAGLENGNSQNVAAPGWDEIRQFLEKLSHSRALLGQDSQQTASFIFALKGPLFALLQNHYQDNPALLAEQLWEVSELLDALGMHTIRTFQKSREAVIKRQQEELLELSTPVVKLWDGVLALPMIGTLDSQRTQVVMESLLQRIVDTGSEIAIIDITGVPTVDTLVAQHLLKTVTAIRLMGADCIISGVRPQIAQTIVHLGLDLQGVVTKANLADALKLALTRLGITVSKAD; encoded by the coding sequence ATGGCAGCACTGCAAACCACCACACTCAATGCGATGAAGACAACTCAGGCGCAACTGCTTGCCGATTGGGCGCACGGCCTTGAGACCAGTGGTGCCACACGCAATATAAAAGAGCTGGATCTGAAGCAGCAGACGTCGGAATTTCTGCAGTTGATCATCGCCGGCCTTGAAAACGGCAACAGCCAGAATGTCGCGGCACCAGGCTGGGACGAGATTCGCCAGTTTCTGGAAAAGCTCTCCCATAGCCGCGCCCTCCTCGGCCAGGATTCGCAGCAGACCGCCAGTTTCATCTTCGCGCTGAAAGGCCCTCTGTTCGCACTGTTGCAGAATCATTACCAGGACAACCCGGCACTGTTGGCCGAACAACTCTGGGAAGTCTCCGAACTGCTCGATGCGCTGGGCATGCACACGATCCGCACGTTCCAGAAATCCCGCGAAGCGGTGATCAAGCGCCAGCAGGAAGAGCTGCTTGAATTGTCGACCCCGGTGGTCAAACTCTGGGACGGCGTACTGGCGCTGCCGATGATCGGCACCCTCGACTCGCAACGCACCCAGGTGGTGATGGAATCGCTGTTGCAGCGCATCGTCGACACCGGCTCGGAAATCGCCATCATCGACATCACCGGCGTGCCGACCGTCGACACCCTGGTCGCCCAGCACTTGCTCAAAACCGTGACCGCCATTCGCCTGATGGGCGCCGATTGCATCATCAGCGGCGTGCGTCCACAGATCGCCCAGACCATCGTGCACCTGGGGCTGGACCTGCAAGGCGTGGTCACCAAAGCCAACCTGGCCGATGCGCTGAAACTGGCCCTGACCCGACTGGGCATCACCGTCAGCAAGGCGGACTGA
- a CDS encoding DUF4142 domain-containing protein has translation MDGFTLRNLTLAVALSTSMGAAFAATSNDFVDKAAAGGIAEIETSRLALEKSASADIKAFANMMITDHSKANDELATIAKKHDIEVPDTTTLVKQAKEKILDMRDESFDAAYANNQVKAHEDTIELFKKEANTVTDDKVKGATELKGFAQKMLPGLEKHLDAAKKLQAAHPSK, from the coding sequence ATGGACGGATTCACCCTGCGCAACCTCACGTTGGCCGTAGCCTTGAGCACCAGCATGGGCGCGGCCTTCGCGGCCACTTCCAATGACTTCGTCGACAAGGCGGCCGCTGGCGGCATCGCCGAGATCGAAACCAGCCGGCTCGCCCTGGAAAAAAGCGCATCGGCCGACATCAAGGCATTCGCCAACATGATGATCACCGATCATTCCAAGGCGAACGACGAACTGGCGACCATCGCGAAAAAACACGACATCGAGGTGCCTGACACCACGACATTGGTGAAGCAGGCCAAGGAAAAGATTCTCGACATGCGTGACGAGTCGTTCGACGCCGCGTATGCCAACAATCAAGTCAAGGCGCACGAAGACACCATCGAACTGTTCAAGAAAGAAGCCAACACCGTGACCGACGACAAAGTCAAAGGCGCCACTGAACTGAAAGGTTTCGCGCAAAAAATGTTGCCGGGTCTGGAAAAGCACCTGGATGCGGCAAAAAAACTGCAAGCCGCCCATCCGAGCAAGTAA
- a CDS encoding DUF465 domain-containing protein — translation MPVPHDLYQDLKLSKEDIQQKRTKDPLLDSLINKYSQADAEVVKAETAQSDAPSDDALKKLKEKRLQVKDKIVQQLQSS, via the coding sequence ATGCCGGTGCCACACGACCTTTATCAGGACTTGAAACTTTCAAAGGAAGATATCCAGCAAAAACGCACCAAGGATCCGTTACTGGATTCACTGATCAACAAGTATTCGCAGGCGGACGCCGAGGTGGTAAAGGCTGAAACCGCCCAATCGGATGCGCCCAGTGATGACGCACTGAAGAAGCTCAAGGAGAAGCGCTTGCAGGTCAAGGACAAGATCGTCCAACAACTCCAGTCATCCTGA
- a CDS encoding SMP-30/gluconolactonase/LRE family protein, with product MPTKVQPVAWMPPPAPSLTSGPYADNQRLKGVERVGADDIDGPEALLLEENVLITGLHDGRLIRTSLDGKVTKVLADTGGRPLGLARHPNGLLVIADGVKGLLSLDAQGRLIALTTAANGVDFGFTDDVAIDKSGHYAYFSDASSRFGYGHDGEAIIEHGGDGRLLRYDFQTGKTVVLLDKLEFANGVTLGPDEAFVLVNETGAYRISRYWLSGPKAGTHDLFIDNLPGLPDNLAFNGRDRFWVALYAPRNALLDGTAAHPFVRKMIVRAMTVLPKPVEKRGFALGLDVEGKVIANLQDGSSDNYSPITTVREYGEWLYFGSLKATHMVRLPLSTALSQAPK from the coding sequence ATGCCGACCAAAGTGCAACCGGTGGCCTGGATGCCGCCACCGGCGCCTTCACTCACCAGTGGGCCGTACGCCGACAACCAGCGCCTCAAAGGCGTGGAGCGTGTGGGTGCCGACGATATCGACGGACCGGAAGCCTTGCTGCTGGAAGAAAATGTCCTCATCACCGGCCTGCATGACGGTCGGCTGATTCGCACCAGTCTCGACGGCAAGGTCACCAAAGTGCTGGCCGACACTGGCGGCCGGCCGTTGGGCCTGGCACGTCATCCCAATGGTTTGCTAGTGATCGCTGACGGGGTCAAGGGCTTGCTGTCGCTGGACGCTCAGGGGCGATTGATCGCACTGACCACGGCGGCGAATGGCGTGGACTTCGGGTTCACCGACGACGTGGCCATCGACAAGTCCGGGCACTACGCCTATTTCAGTGATGCTTCCAGCCGCTTCGGATACGGCCACGACGGCGAGGCGATCATTGAGCACGGCGGCGATGGTCGCTTGCTGCGCTATGACTTCCAGACCGGTAAAACGGTAGTCCTGCTGGATAAACTGGAGTTTGCCAACGGCGTGACCCTGGGACCGGACGAGGCGTTTGTGCTGGTCAACGAAACGGGTGCCTATCGCATCAGTCGATACTGGCTGAGCGGTCCGAAGGCCGGCACCCACGATCTGTTTATCGACAACTTGCCGGGACTGCCGGACAACCTCGCGTTCAATGGCAGGGATCGTTTCTGGGTGGCGCTGTATGCCCCGCGTAACGCACTGCTCGATGGCACGGCAGCGCATCCCTTCGTGCGCAAGATGATCGTGCGGGCGATGACCGTTCTGCCCAAACCGGTGGAGAAACGCGGGTTTGCGTTAGGGCTGGATGTCGAGGGCAAGGTGATTGCCAATCTGCAGGACGGCAGCAGCGACAACTACTCCCCGATCACCACGGTGCGTGAGTATGGAGAGTGGTTGTATTTCGGGTCGTTGAAGGCGACGCATATGGTGCGGTTGCCGTTGAGCACCGCGTTGTCACAGGCACCGAAATAA
- a CDS encoding sterol desaturase/SRPBCC family protein: MRQTTEAFRSRYRADIHPRYNPWLHGGFVLLFGLLAISAFWSSVHQVLPLEWLAVPLTLLFFNLGVYTVHRHLGHHKKSFARMFYARHAGDHHSFFAPGHMTYDSARDWRVILFPAWLIVMHTLVITLPIWWLLEQFDANVAGLVGGCLVLGYLTYEVFHACEHLPPSNPVTRWPWIRQMRRLHELHHRRELMQERNFNIVFPLTDYLFGTLYWEPEPTYLHPTRTPMTRMQHQITIAGNPIDVLAYASTVTRWPEWHPSSLKVEGQGGPLHAGSRFEEDIRAGGREGHLSWAVNEYLPGRRWSARAQGDHGLSLEVTYECEAEGDGTRFVRTLEYQFSGLAMRIANRLLLKRRIDHESAASMLALREMAHKHLAPAGVTV, translated from the coding sequence GTGAGGCAGACCACCGAGGCTTTTCGCAGCCGCTATCGCGCGGACATTCATCCACGCTACAACCCCTGGCTGCACGGCGGGTTTGTGCTGCTGTTCGGCTTGCTGGCCATCAGTGCATTCTGGAGCAGCGTGCATCAGGTGCTGCCGCTGGAATGGCTGGCGGTACCGCTGACGTTGTTGTTCTTCAACTTGGGCGTGTACACGGTGCATCGCCACCTCGGGCATCACAAAAAAAGCTTCGCGCGGATGTTCTATGCCCGCCATGCCGGCGACCATCACAGCTTCTTCGCTCCCGGCCACATGACCTACGACAGCGCCCGCGACTGGCGGGTGATCCTGTTCCCGGCCTGGCTGATCGTGATGCATACGCTCGTCATCACCTTGCCCATCTGGTGGCTGCTCGAGCAGTTCGATGCCAACGTCGCGGGTCTGGTCGGCGGCTGTCTGGTTCTCGGTTACCTGACCTATGAAGTGTTCCATGCCTGCGAGCACCTGCCGCCCTCAAACCCGGTGACACGCTGGCCGTGGATCCGTCAGATGCGTCGCCTGCATGAACTGCATCACCGCCGGGAGCTGATGCAGGAGCGCAATTTCAACATCGTCTTTCCACTGACGGACTACCTGTTCGGCACCCTTTATTGGGAGCCCGAGCCCACGTACCTGCACCCGACGAGAACGCCCATGACCCGCATGCAGCATCAGATCACTATTGCCGGCAACCCGATTGATGTGCTCGCCTATGCCAGCACCGTGACCCGTTGGCCGGAGTGGCACCCGTCGTCGCTCAAGGTCGAGGGTCAGGGCGGCCCGCTGCATGCCGGGTCGCGCTTTGAAGAAGACATCCGGGCCGGCGGGCGCGAGGGGCATTTAAGCTGGGCGGTCAACGAGTATTTGCCCGGTCGTCGCTGGAGCGCTCGCGCTCAGGGCGATCATGGCCTGTCGCTGGAGGTGACTTACGAATGTGAGGCCGAGGGCGACGGCACGCGGTTTGTCCGCACCCTGGAATACCAGTTCAGCGGTTTGGCGATGCGCATCGCCAACCGTCTGTTGCTGAAGCGGCGCATCGATCATGAATCGGCCGCGTCGATGCTGGCCTTGCGCGAAATGGCCCACAAGCACCTGGCCCCGGCAGGAGTCACCGTGTGA
- a CDS encoding LysR family transcriptional regulator, whose translation MDIDLARTFLEIVRHGSLAAAAEKLHVTQTAITARVQKLENQLGSTLFVRNRAGARLTPNGEAFVVYANQLVETWEAARRDLPLPEGYHDVLHIGGEVSLCNPLMLSWATELREKIPGHALRMEIRDGENLLRQLELGVLDAALVYQPEYWPRLQVEQVLEEKLILVRLAGKPDPYVYIDWGQDFRRQHDAALPEKAKAALSFNLGPLALQYILENGGSGYFRTRVVQSYLESGVLEQVPKAPEFSYPTYLVYSRDRDSATLQHAFDLLRKVIQSDDDWSQRWNPLT comes from the coding sequence ATGGACATCGACCTCGCCCGTACCTTTCTGGAAATCGTCCGCCACGGCAGCCTCGCCGCCGCAGCGGAAAAACTCCACGTCACCCAGACCGCGATCACCGCACGTGTACAGAAACTCGAAAACCAACTGGGCAGCACACTGTTCGTGCGTAACCGCGCCGGTGCTCGTCTGACCCCGAACGGCGAAGCCTTTGTGGTCTACGCCAATCAACTGGTCGAAACCTGGGAAGCCGCGCGCCGGGATTTGCCCTTGCCTGAGGGTTACCACGACGTACTGCACATCGGCGGCGAAGTCAGCTTGTGCAACCCGTTGATGCTCAGTTGGGCCACCGAACTGCGGGAGAAGATTCCCGGTCACGCGCTGCGCATGGAGATCCGCGACGGGGAAAACCTGCTGCGCCAACTGGAACTGGGGGTGCTGGACGCGGCGCTGGTCTATCAGCCCGAATACTGGCCGCGCCTGCAAGTCGAGCAGGTGCTGGAAGAAAAACTGATTCTGGTACGCCTGGCCGGAAAGCCAGATCCCTACGTGTACATCGACTGGGGCCAGGACTTCCGCCGTCAGCACGATGCCGCGTTACCGGAGAAAGCCAAGGCGGCGCTGAGCTTCAACCTCGGCCCCCTGGCCTTGCAATACATTCTGGAAAACGGCGGCAGTGGCTACTTTCGTACCCGCGTGGTGCAGAGTTACCTGGAAAGCGGTGTACTGGAACAAGTGCCGAAAGCCCCGGAATTCAGCTACCCGACCTATCTGGTTTACTCCCGCGACCGTGACTCGGCCACCCTGCAACACGCCTTCGACCTGCTGCGCAAAGTCATCCAGTCCGACGATGACTGGTCGCAACGCTGGAACCCGCTGACCTGA